The following proteins come from a genomic window of Miscanthus floridulus cultivar M001 chromosome 2, ASM1932011v1, whole genome shotgun sequence:
- the LOC136538590 gene encoding 3-oxo-Delta(4,5)-steroid 5-beta-reductase-like → MPTPDPPYAQDMPRRDCPNFYYDQEDILFAEVSRRGGDVSWSVHRHNIILGFSPRGAINVVRSLCVYAAICCKEGVALRWPGCLGSWESFSNASNADLIAEQHIWAAVDPMAKNQAFNCNNGDLYSWKMLWPMLAARFGLEWTGYDGEEKQFKVSEAMAGKEAVWAEIVRENQLVETHLHDVADWWLMDVVVYGYGTNWKLLDSMNKSKEHGFLGFRDTLKSFNTWIDKMNAYKIVP, encoded by the coding sequence ATGCCCACCCCGGACCCACCCTACGCCCAGGACATGCCACGCCGGGACTGCCCCAACTTCTACTACGACCAAGAGGACATCCTCTTCGCCGAGGTCTCCCGGCGCGGCGGCGACGTGAGCTGGTCCGTGCACCGCCACAACATCATCCTCGGCTTCTCCCCACGGGGCGCCATCAACGTCGTCCGCAGCCTCTGCGTGTACGCCGCCATCTGCTGCAAGGAGGGGGTCGCGCTGCGCTGGCCGGGGTGCCTCGGCTCTTGGGAGAGCTTCAGCAACGCCTCCAACGCGGACCTCATCGCTGAGCAGCACATCTGGGCGGCCGTGGACCCCATGGCCAAGAACCAGGCGTTCAACTGCAACAACGGAGACCTCTACAGCTGGAAGATGCTGTGGCCGATGCTTGCGGCTCGTTTCGGGCTGGAGTGGACTGGGTACGACGGGGAGGAGAAGCAGTTCAAGGTATCGGAGGCCATGGCCGGGAAGGAGGCGGTGTGGGCAGAGATCGTCAGGGAGAACCAACTCGTGGAGACACACCTCCACGACGTTGCCGATTGGTGGCTTATGGACGTCGTGGTGTATGGGTACGGCACCAATTGGAAGCTTTTGGACAGCATGAACAAGAGCAAGGAGCACGGATTCCTCGGCTTCCGCGACACGTTGAAGTCCTTCAACACATGGATCGACAAGATGAACGCCTACAAGATTGTTCCTTGA